attgatactGAAGGCAACTCAAACATTCAATTGGTCAAGGAAGACGAAAGTGGTGAAACTATCAGAATCTTTTTCGACATTGATGAAGTTACTGACATTCCGGTTAATGAACCTACTGCCGAAGAGATGGATATGGAggaagaagttgaatcGTTAGATTCTTTACTTTGTAACGTTAGAGTCTTGATTGAAAAGCCAAACACCAACGATGGCTTATTATTGAACTTATTCTTGCAAGCCTCCGAATCTTCGtttttgattgattttgtcAACTATCAAAACAATGTTTCTACTCTCTTGAACGATCAAATTTTACCTAagaatgaatttattgataagtTCAGATACCAAGGTCCTAGATTCTCCGATTTAGATGAATCAGTTCAAACTGGTTTCGAAACCTACTTACAATCTAAGGGAATTGACGATGAATTAGCAGAATTCATTATCTCGTTCAGtgaatttaaagaagaGAAGGAGTACAGAAACTGGTTAGGTGATCTCACAAAGTTTTTGAACTGATTAACTCCAAGTTCCTAAAGTTCTTTGACTAAGTCAAAATTACAATATCCAATTTTATGTGTTTTATATGCGTTTTACCTGTTAATAGTTCAAAGTTGTCTATAGTTTATGTTTAAAGTACGTTTTTAGCTGCAATATGTGTAAAAGTAAGGATGTCTATATCTCTATATATTGTGACTGCTTCTCGTGATCTGCGCATGGGTGTAAGCGATTCAGACacaaaattgatttagTATGAATCTGCCATTTTCCCGTGGGTCACTTTGTTGAGATGTGAAATTATCAACGAACACCAaaactaatgaaaaatttaattgacGTTACATAGTATATTTAGGTacattaaagaaatataagaaattaaagatgTCTACTGAAGCTTCTGTCTCTTACGCTGCCTTAATCTTGGCCGATGCTGAAATCGAAATTACCTCTGACAAATTATTAGCTATTACAAAGGCTGCCGGTGCTTCTGTTGAAGACGTCTGGGCCGATGTTTACGCTAAAGCTTTAGAAGGTAAGGACTTaaaggaattattattctCCTTCGCTGCTGCTGCTCCTGCTGCTGCTCCTGCTGGCGGTGCCGCAGCTGCTGCTGGTGATGCTCCAGCTGCTGCTGAAGAagctgaagaagaagctgaaGAATCCGATGGTGACATGGGTATGGGTTTATTCGATTAGATCAATTCAATTAGCAAACATTAAAGAACtattacaaaattattacttcgaaaaagaagagagaATAGGATATTTATTTCCATTAATCATAAATTTCCATTTTTGcatgattttatttaatgaatttgtGGTTTTTTATCTAGtcttataaatattaaattcacGGTTGTATCATATTGTATGTTATGATGTAGATGAGTTATTACAGTGTAGCGAATTACCATGTAGTCAAGAGAAATAATTAATGGGTGAACTAATGCCTATTATCTTTCCTGGTGAATCATGAGTCAATAGCCGATATTGACCCATTCTATGACCTTTAAGGTTATACGATGCATATAAGCATATAGAATATCGTTGACACCTTCAAGGTTTGTGCCGTGCTTAATAGGTACTTACGGAAGTTTCGCATCGCTGTATAAGTATTGTCAGATACGACCGGGTATCTTTATACATATTATACATATTCTTGCTAATGTATGTTTCACTCATCATTAAAACTAGCAGAATAGCTTGGCCTTATTCATCGAATTATTCTGTCATAGAAGTACGCTCCCGTTAGAATATACTTGTACATTTGTAATCACTATACCAATAATCTATGGTACAGCGTGATTATAAAGAAACTATATAAAGGTTTCAAGAAGATTACGGGGTCTAGTTCAAGCAACGGCTTTAAAGTGTATGCTTTTGTTCGGTCCTAATACAAAAGGGGATGCTTGCTAAGCGGATTAAAAGTCGCGGACTTTATTCTCATTTCGGAGCGAggaaaatatttcattatatcCCTTACTTCCGAGCCGTTATTCTCATTAATTTGTAATCGgattgcaaaattaaaatcGTTATTCCCGTTTAAGACCCGATGACTAATATCAAGTAATTCTATATAAATGACAATAGTGTTCTacatttaatgaattagaaaCATTATCATTTACGTTATAACAGGATAACAATGCCAATTTCACCGGATACGACTATGTCGTTTGCACAGACGTATATATTTGCGTCTACAGTAAGAAGCAAGTTGACTAAACAAGCATCTAACCCAAACTCTAGTTTAAGAGTATTGGTAACACAAGCTAATATGTTGGACAATGTTATGGATCATCTTGCAGAGGAAACAGAGAAGCGTGTCACCAAGAACATGTCATTTTCGGCTGAAGACGATCATAAGCATGTGAGCTTCCAATTGCCTGAAAGAAAGAGACACCAAGGTGTTTCTACCAATGTTACTGAATACGAAGTAGGGTCGGAATCAGATTCAGATTCAGATAGCGACTCCTATTCAGACGATGATGACCAATCTGACAGCGATTCTgactattattattcatctGATGACGAGGAAGAAATACAAGTACCATCAATACAAATAGCTAAAGTCCAATCATTTAAACAATTACCATCTATGGATCTCTCCAAATATTCgatagaagaagaagaaaacgaaAAAGATCTCGAAGAGGCAGAAGAGGAAATCCCAGAGCTTTCAAGAAGTATATCTTTGACGGATGACgagaattcatcattatctgatgatgaagatcaAGATGAATCTAATTACACATACGCTACTGATAGTGGCTACCCATCATATCATAACCAGAATAGGAAAAATGAGGAATCATCAGAGCAGCATAATATAATACTATCGAGGTCTTCCGACCATTATGATGCTGGCCATAATTCCAGCCCAAATACTTACGCCATagagaatattttttaatgataaattatgCTACTCATGATTACGATGATTACGATTATGATGTCAAGATCTTTCACTTCTCATTTATACGTTtatgaattttatatttattagaataGAGACTGATATAATTAATGTTGTAACAAATTGTAGTTAGATTCGTATATGATATTTGCGGATATTAGACGTGATTCAAGCCGCTTGTTCAGGAATAGATCGGCACTTGATATTGCTTACCTTTCTTTTGATATTCTCTCTTGGCCCCAATTTCGGCGCTGACTTCGGCCGAGCAAAACTTACTTAGCATAAAATTATCTCCGCGCATCTGTTACCTACCTCTCTTGGAAGGAGCGGCTAGATACTGGCCGACCCTTCTAATGAGTAGCTTCTCCAAGTTTTCTTCTCGCGCACAGCCGTTGTTCTCAAAATTTCACTCTTGTTCATCTCAAATGGGAAATCGGTTGTATCCTGAATcttaaaatttgaattttactctattatatcatttgGAGTGTCTGCAATATGTATTTGAATACTTGTCCCATCTTCTAAAATGATTAAAAGCACTATTTATACTTTTTGTGGTTCAATTGCAAGTCACTAACTAAAAGTTAATCGAACCAATATCTCCATGTTTCGTTGTTCAGATGACAAGATGATTTATTGTTATCATTCAATCTCTGCTAGATGTTTTCTACTGATTACATTGAGATCTTTTGTATCAATTCTTATTTAACTAACTCGTGTGAAAACTTGGACATCTTTTAATAACTTCAAAACTCAGTATCACAAAGTTACATTAGGTTCAAGgattaaatattataatttcgTTCTCTTTTCTACAGCTTTGATTTTTGCAGCATTTCAAACATAGGGTTATATATGTATACTTTCGTTCATTAATTCTCTCATAAATACGCCTCCTTAGCTTAGTGGTAGAGCGTTGCACTTGTAATGCAAAGGTCGCTAGTTCAATTCTGGCAGGAGgcatttttttttagtaTTATTCAAACtgttattttatatatgcCACGCATCAACTACAAGAGAATGTATACTTTAATTCCAATCAATATGGTAAAGACGAAATAACGCTAGTGCTTTATTTAACTATAGTTCAATACATTTCTATTTTGGTTACAAGTCAACAAATCTTTGCTTAAAGTTCTATCTCGTATATGCAGGAAGTTCCATCGAATAAAAACAACCACAAATCATTTCATAAACAATCTATATTAACCAACTAATTAAGCATGTCAGGTATATTAAAATGGATGGTTCCATTGACCATCCTTAGTTATATAATCTATGTTGTCAATTTTATCTGTCCGCAACaatcttcatcaatctttgttaataatttgactTGCGAGAGCTATGCGTATATTAAACCTTCTATTGATCCATTTACCACCATAGTGACTACTAAACTGAGAGAAATTAGTTCGTCACTTCATATTGATCACGTTGTATCCCAAATGAGCCATAAAGCAGGTGAATTGAGTACGACTTTAGAACCATGGTCTACTCAAATAACAGAAAAATCACATGAATTGGTACGCAAATTAAGCGTAGGTGTTGCtccaataatttcattagtGGAGTCGGccatatttgaaataaaaattagAATCGCCCCAAAGTTAATTATATGGATTGATAAGATCAAGATTTGCACTCATGTTCGTTTTATAAGGTCTTGGGAATTCGTGAAATTCAAGGCCGATTTGGTGTGGATTAAATTGAGTTTTAAAGCGAAtgatattttttcaaaccAAATTAAACCATTTATGAAGATCTACTTGATCAGAATTAAAAACAGCTCTTCGTATTTAATCTTGAAGCATTATTTTCATGAATACAAATTGGATGTGGTGGTTAATTCTATTTCTCGCAGTTATAAGAGTTTAATGGATGTTAATAGTTTTCAGGAAAAGAGTgactttttgaaaaaggagTTCAAAAATTTGATGCATATGAAAACACCTAGTGTACCTCAAGgaaatgatgaagaggTAGCGGAAGTTGTTAAGGATATTCTCGAGGAGATAACTAGCCCAATTATTCTGTCCACCGTAAATTCTAACTCTGTTCTGATAGATCCTACTATCTCCTCCTCGCCTGCTGATTCTTCACTTGAAGACTCTG
This is a stretch of genomic DNA from Debaryomyces hansenii CBS767 chromosome G complete sequence. It encodes these proteins:
- a CDS encoding DEHA2G24200p (some similarities with CA4894|IPF1617 Candida albicans) — its product is MPISPDTTMSFAQTYIFASTVRSKLTKQASNPNSSLRVLVTQANMLDNVMDHLAEETEKRVTKNMSFSAEDDHKHVSFQLPERKRHQGVSTNVTEYEVGSESDSDSDSDSYSDDDDQSDSDSDYYYSSDDEEEIQVPSIQIAKVQSFKQLPSMDLSKYSIEEEENEKDLEEAEEEIPELSRSISLTDDENSSLSDDEDQDESNYTYATDSGYPSYHNQNRKNEESSEQHNIILSRSSDHYDAGHNSSPNTYAIENIF
- a CDS encoding DEHA2G24156p (similar to CA5316|CaMAM33 Candida albicans), which codes for MSSRMLTSTLRQSTRNLGKTFVANNLRIAPQLVRSSPILISKFNYSTTPDKQLKEVLKQELKLSNSIPNELDPVYQEFANKAGYKIIDTEGNSNIQLVKEDESGETIRIFFDIDEVTDIPVNEPTAEEMDMEEEVESLDSLLCNVRVLIEKPNTNDGLLLNLFLQASESSFLIDFVNYQNNVSTLLNDQILPKNEFIDKFRYQGPRFSDLDESVQTGFETYLQSKGIDDELAEFIISFSEFKEEKEYRNWLGDLTKFLN
- a CDS encoding 60S acidic ribosomal protein P1 (similar to uniprot|P05318 Saccharomyces cerevisiae YDL081C RPP1A Ribosomal protein P1 alpha or uniprot|P10622 Saccharomyces cerevisiae YDL130W RPP1B Ribosomal protein P1 beta); translated protein: MSTEASVSYAALILADAEIEITSDKLLAITKAAGASVEDVWADVYAKALEGKDLKELLFSFAAAAPAAAPAGGAAAAAGDAPAAAEEAEEEAEESDGDMGMGLFD